Proteins from a genomic interval of Desulfovibrio desulfuricans:
- a CDS encoding transporter substrate-binding domain-containing diguanylate cyclase, which translates to MRVALPPISQFNRVENGQVTGYIPDYLAQLTRYTGWNITYVVEKDWAACLAALDKGEVDICTPARYSAERARQYLYCAYAGGTSYTAILAPNDSPVIYDDLESLAQLRVGSMGNPIWLKDFTDFIMQRGGTMPTIVEYPGREELREAMHSGQVDAILETVLSLRNDEKILAKCKLTPFFYIGSPKNPKLIQELEQAMVQLKMEQPDLEYRLGRMYLPRMFQTPLSRAELAYIAQQPPLRVGYDPDRKPYSWQDPVTGNARGILPDILRDASARSGLQVTFEPYAVRPANFTEAYTQNKLDMAFGSFTSSALQSHKNFRLTAPLTRSSLYLYAKPDTKLEQQSLFTLAVPASIYNAAEYASHAFPNAVIKLFPDEEACLTAAGRREANAILGNSMVLNNLTSSPRFSEFNPVTSYSDVEEARLTIRPGLPDMLLGILNNLLLTIDEKSRTQIISSNIAAAATSPTLADIVYENRSLLMVVAELMLFVSALVAYALHLRRKSLSNQIASEQRLAHIADNINGGVISISTELPLQILDANNGFWQLLGYEADKPQTTAFIDLLHADDTKKLLDMLADKKNGPVTNTTELRLRHKDGQWLPLLLRGTFSGDENAHRSIDCVVVDITEQKRMQEELEQEKERYRILLEQSQDIFFDVDTEKRQFRCSPNFLLKFGREATPLFNETGRPTNRHIIHPEDLPALNELRRRIRSGNPTAFAVMRIPTAEGRYIWCRVQATRISKQDAPLRLVGKIVDIDEEVRRRAELERRTQRDSLTDLLNKTAFRDKICAAMPAKPQQDKTDALLFLDLDNFKLINDTFGHVRGDAALLEASDALKRIFRNADAVGRFGGDEFCVFVRDITRAALKERAEALLSELHKFIEHEGQRVEITTSIGIYLFDGTEASYDVALHRADNAQYLAKQAGKNCYRFYDETPEAWADDTDTAKQVSESAAT; encoded by the coding sequence GTGCGTGTGGCGCTCCCCCCCATTTCGCAGTTTAACCGTGTAGAAAACGGGCAGGTTACGGGCTACATTCCCGACTATCTGGCGCAGCTCACCCGCTATACAGGGTGGAACATCACCTACGTTGTTGAAAAAGACTGGGCCGCCTGTCTTGCCGCGCTGGACAAGGGCGAGGTCGACATCTGCACGCCCGCCCGGTATTCGGCTGAACGCGCCCGCCAGTATCTCTACTGTGCATACGCCGGCGGCACTTCCTATACGGCCATTCTGGCCCCCAATGATTCACCGGTTATTTACGATGATCTGGAAAGCCTCGCGCAATTACGCGTGGGGAGCATGGGCAACCCCATCTGGCTTAAGGACTTTACCGACTTTATCATGCAACGCGGCGGCACAATGCCCACCATTGTGGAGTACCCAGGAAGGGAAGAGCTGCGGGAAGCCATGCACTCCGGCCAGGTGGACGCCATTCTGGAAACCGTACTCTCGTTGCGGAATGACGAAAAAATTCTGGCAAAGTGCAAGCTCACACCTTTTTTCTACATAGGTTCACCCAAAAACCCAAAACTTATACAGGAACTTGAGCAGGCCATGGTGCAGCTCAAGATGGAGCAGCCCGATCTGGAGTATCGCCTGGGGCGCATGTATCTTCCGCGCATGTTTCAGACGCCGCTTTCACGGGCGGAACTGGCTTACATTGCCCAGCAGCCGCCCCTGCGCGTGGGCTATGATCCTGACCGCAAGCCCTATTCGTGGCAGGACCCTGTGACCGGGAACGCACGTGGCATCCTCCCGGACATCCTCCGCGATGCATCGGCGCGTAGCGGTTTACAGGTCACTTTTGAACCTTATGCTGTACGCCCCGCAAATTTTACTGAGGCCTATACCCAGAATAAACTGGATATGGCCTTTGGTTCGTTTACCTCTTCAGCCCTTCAATCGCACAAAAATTTTCGCCTGACCGCACCGCTGACACGCAGCAGCCTGTATCTTTACGCCAAGCCCGACACAAAACTTGAACAACAGTCGTTATTCACACTGGCAGTACCGGCAAGCATCTATAATGCAGCAGAGTACGCCTCCCACGCATTTCCCAATGCGGTAATCAAGCTTTTTCCTGATGAGGAAGCATGCCTGACTGCCGCTGGCCGGCGCGAAGCCAACGCCATCCTGGGCAATTCCATGGTTCTCAATAACCTTACGAGCTCCCCGCGTTTCAGCGAGTTCAACCCTGTCACCAGCTACAGCGATGTTGAAGAAGCGCGCCTGACCATCAGGCCGGGGCTGCCCGATATGTTGCTGGGCATTTTGAACAACCTCCTGCTGACCATTGACGAAAAGAGCCGAACCCAGATCATTTCCAGCAATATAGCAGCGGCAGCTACTTCTCCGACTCTGGCGGATATTGTGTATGAAAACCGCTCGCTGCTGATGGTTGTAGCAGAGCTGATGCTCTTTGTTTCCGCTCTTGTGGCCTACGCCCTGCACCTTCGCCGCAAAAGCCTGTCGAACCAGATTGCCAGCGAGCAGCGCCTTGCCCACATAGCCGACAACATCAACGGCGGCGTCATCAGCATATCTACAGAACTTCCCTTGCAGATTCTTGATGCCAACAACGGATTCTGGCAGTTGCTTGGCTACGAGGCCGACAAGCCGCAGACTACCGCGTTTATTGATCTGCTGCATGCTGACGACACAAAAAAGCTGCTCGACATGCTGGCAGACAAAAAAAACGGCCCTGTGACAAACACCACGGAACTGAGGCTTCGCCACAAGGATGGCCAATGGCTGCCCCTGCTGTTGCGCGGCACATTTTCCGGCGATGAGAATGCGCACCGCTCCATTGATTGCGTGGTGGTGGACATCACCGAGCAAAAGCGCATGCAGGAAGAGCTTGAGCAGGAAAAAGAGCGCTACCGGATACTGCTTGAGCAGTCGCAGGACATTTTTTTCGATGTGGATACCGAAAAACGCCAGTTCCGCTGTTCGCCGAACTTTTTGCTGAAATTCGGCAGGGAGGCCACGCCCCTCTTTAACGAAACCGGCCGCCCAACCAACAGGCACATCATCCATCCTGAAGATCTGCCCGCCCTCAACGAACTGCGGCGGCGCATCCGCAGCGGCAACCCCACTGCTTTTGCAGTCATGCGCATCCCCACTGCCGAGGGGCGCTATATCTGGTGCCGAGTGCAGGCCACACGCATCAGCAAGCAAGACGCACCCTTGCGCCTTGTGGGTAAAATTGTTGATATTGATGAAGAAGTGAGACGCCGTGCCGAGCTTGAGCGCCGCACCCAGCGCGACAGTTTGACGGATCTCCTGAACAAGACCGCCTTCCGCGACAAAATATGCGCAGCCATGCCCGCCAAGCCGCAGCAGGATAAGACAGACGCGCTCCTGTTCCTTGATCTGGATAATTTCAAGCTGATTAACGATACCTTTGGGCATGTCAGGGGCGATGCCGCCCTGCTTGAAGCCAGCGATGCCCTCAAGCGCATCTTCCGCAATGCTGATGCTGTGGGCCGTTTCGGCGGCGATGAATTCTGCGTTTTTGTCAGGGATATCACCCGCGCAGCGCTCAAGGAGCGGGCCGAGGCCCTGCTCTCAGAACTGCACAAATTTATCGAGCACGAGGGTCAGCGCGTGGAGATCACCACGAGCATAGGCATCTATCTGTTTGACGGCACCGAGGCGTCTTACGATGTGGCCTTGCACCGCGCGGACAATGCGCAGTATCTGGCAAAACAGGCTGGAAAGAACTGCTACCGCTTTTATGATGAAACCCCTGAAGCCTGGGCTGACGATACGGATACAGCCAAGCAAGTTAGCGAAAGCGCAGCGACGTAA
- a CDS encoding glycosyltransferase: MRVLLIALQQTTDGPASPEEQRHWTEMGAPIRLARLEEDHALALACAMRDGGRLAPMLLCQKNSRLHRRAAALNLPILTAGGPMDFMRLWLWQRKHKHLLVQTFGESGMPLGRRVLIMRPPASTLLSHAFLLRAPRPEVCFGKGMLAAHKILCGSSYVRDRIAKASGITEGETAWRGPKNRALPLPGDTLTLAAPGMSIEGFEPAPEWPAEPAEDQRFVFCMGDALTPRSGAHIVIRAMAAIWQRRDLPAWEVRAAGGGPRFLEVLDEAESLGVQSRLCLLNEQSLPHLLRTCHAWIAPGSAPDELPETLGAGLAAQTPVICGQSALHEQRLAVAPDAACMFEENNPQSLAECMINVMTDATQRRRIVEAGNALRPGLSHESFALATCTRHEGWCSQLGWLEKSGQPQAPQQ; the protein is encoded by the coding sequence ATGCGTGTTCTGCTTATTGCCCTGCAACAGACCACTGACGGCCCCGCCTCACCCGAAGAGCAGCGCCACTGGACAGAAATGGGCGCGCCCATACGCCTTGCCCGGCTGGAAGAAGACCACGCGCTGGCCCTGGCCTGCGCCATGCGAGACGGCGGCAGGCTGGCCCCCATGCTGCTGTGCCAGAAAAATTCGCGCCTGCACCGCCGCGCCGCCGCGCTGAACCTGCCCATACTCACGGCAGGCGGACCAATGGATTTCATGCGTCTGTGGCTCTGGCAGCGCAAGCACAAGCACCTTTTGGTGCAGACTTTTGGAGAAAGCGGCATGCCCCTTGGCCGCCGGGTGCTGATCATGCGTCCCCCGGCCTCCACTCTTTTGAGCCATGCATTTCTGCTGCGCGCGCCGCGCCCGGAAGTCTGCTTTGGCAAGGGAATGCTGGCAGCCCACAAAATACTTTGCGGCTCCAGTTATGTGCGCGACCGCATTGCCAAAGCCAGCGGCATCACCGAGGGCGAAACGGCATGGCGCGGTCCCAAAAACCGCGCGCTGCCCCTGCCGGGCGACACGCTCACACTGGCAGCGCCGGGCATGAGCATTGAAGGTTTTGAACCTGCGCCCGAATGGCCTGCTGAACCCGCAGAGGATCAGCGTTTTGTTTTTTGCATGGGTGATGCCCTCACGCCCCGCTCGGGCGCGCATATTGTCATCCGGGCCATGGCCGCCATCTGGCAGCGCCGCGATTTGCCCGCATGGGAAGTACGCGCCGCCGGGGGTGGCCCCCGCTTTCTGGAAGTACTGGACGAAGCGGAATCGCTGGGCGTGCAGTCGCGCCTGTGCCTGCTCAACGAGCAAAGCCTGCCGCACCTGCTGCGCACCTGCCATGCATGGATAGCGCCCGGCTCCGCGCCGGACGAACTGCCGGAAACACTCGGGGCTGGACTGGCGGCCCAAACGCCCGTCATCTGCGGACAGAGCGCCCTGCATGAGCAGCGGCTTGCCGTCGCCCCTGATGCCGCCTGCATGTTTGAAGAAAACAATCCGCAATCGCTGGCCGAATGCATGATAAACGTCATGACGGATGCAACCCAGCGCCGCCGTATTGTGGAAGCGGGCAACGCATTGCGGCCCGGTCTGAGCCATGAATCCTTTGCCCTTGCGACCTGCACCCGGCACGAAGGCTGGTGCAGTCAGCTTGGCTGGCTTGAAAAAAGCGGTCAGCCGCAAGCCCCGCAACAGTAG
- a CDS encoding DMT family transporter — protein MKHILLLLAFGAGCCLPVQAGINTLLRRFLGEPMQAALVSFAVGTLALWVYSLAARHTWPSISQLSAVPWWMWTGGVLGAIFVSCTIFLAPRLGAATMTAVMLSGQLVASVLLDHYALVGFPEHPVSPLRLAGIALLFAGAWLVRVF, from the coding sequence ATGAAGCACATTCTTTTATTGCTGGCTTTTGGGGCCGGTTGCTGCCTCCCTGTGCAGGCGGGAATAAACACCTTGTTGCGGCGCTTTCTGGGCGAACCCATGCAGGCTGCGCTTGTTTCATTTGCCGTGGGCACGCTGGCGCTGTGGGTATACAGCCTGGCGGCAAGGCACACATGGCCTTCCATTTCGCAGCTTTCCGCTGTTCCGTGGTGGATGTGGACAGGTGGTGTGCTTGGCGCAATTTTTGTGAGTTGCACCATCTTTCTTGCCCCCCGGCTGGGGGCTGCCACCATGACCGCCGTCATGCTGTCGGGCCAGCTGGTGGCCTCCGTGCTGCTTGACCATTATGCCCTCGTGGGCTTTCCCGAGCACCCTGTTTCGCCACTGCGCCTTGCGGGCATTGCCCTGCTTTTTGCGGGCGCATGGCTTGTGCGGGTCTTTTAA
- a CDS encoding aspartate-semialdehyde dehydrogenase has protein sequence MSKKLTVAVVGATGAVGREMLKTLHERDFPATEIRAFASARSAGTKVPYGDKELTVQELKEDVFEGIDLAIFSAGGSTSQKFAPHAAKAGCVVVDNSAAWRMDDRCPLVVPEVNAHALEGHNGIIANPNCSTIQMLVVLKPLHDAVKIKRVVVSTYQAVSGTGQKGIEELERQVRDLFNGRDPECNTYPYRIAFNALPHIDVFLDNDYTKEEMKMVHETVKIFEDPSVKVTATCVRVPVFYCHAESVNIETEKKLTAKDARVMLSQAPGVRVVDNPRELMYPMPSYCVGEDETYVGRIREDETIENGLNLWIVADNVRKGAALNAVQIGEELIKRDLLRVTDKNVFLK, from the coding sequence ATGAGCAAGAAGCTGACTGTAGCCGTTGTAGGCGCCACAGGCGCCGTAGGCCGTGAAATGCTCAAGACCCTGCACGAAAGGGACTTTCCCGCCACTGAAATACGCGCCTTTGCGTCCGCCCGTTCTGCGGGCACCAAGGTGCCGTATGGCGACAAAGAGCTGACCGTGCAAGAGCTTAAAGAAGATGTCTTTGAGGGCATTGATTTGGCCATTTTTTCCGCCGGCGGCAGCACTTCGCAAAAATTTGCCCCGCATGCGGCCAAGGCTGGCTGCGTGGTGGTGGACAATTCCGCTGCATGGCGCATGGACGACCGCTGCCCCCTGGTGGTGCCGGAAGTCAACGCCCACGCCCTTGAGGGCCACAACGGCATCATTGCCAACCCCAACTGCTCCACCATCCAGATGCTGGTGGTGCTCAAGCCCCTGCACGACGCCGTCAAAATCAAGCGCGTTGTGGTTTCCACCTATCAGGCGGTTTCCGGCACCGGGCAGAAGGGCATTGAAGAACTGGAACGCCAGGTGCGCGACCTCTTCAATGGCCGCGACCCGGAATGCAATACCTATCCCTACCGCATTGCCTTCAACGCACTGCCGCACATCGATGTCTTTCTTGATAACGACTACACCAAGGAAGAAATGAAGATGGTTCATGAAACCGTCAAAATATTTGAAGATCCTTCGGTCAAGGTTACGGCCACCTGTGTGCGCGTGCCGGTGTTCTACTGCCACGCCGAATCGGTGAACATTGAAACCGAAAAGAAACTCACAGCCAAGGATGCCCGCGTCATGCTTTCGCAGGCTCCCGGCGTGCGCGTGGTCGATAATCCCCGCGAACTCATGTACCCCATGCCCTCCTACTGCGTGGGCGAGGATGAAACCTACGTGGGGCGCATCCGCGAGGACGAAACCATTGAAAACGGCCTGAACCTCTGGATTGTGGCCGACAACGTGCGTAAGGGCGCAGCCCTCAACGCCGTGCAGATCGGCGAAGAACTGATCAAGCGCGATCTGCTGCGCGTGACCGACAAAAACGTGTTCCTGAAGTAA
- a CDS encoding DNA polymerase III subunit delta', with the protein MNTLLPAIADAAFDRLKSVLDNLGATPPQVLLLEGGSEAQRLDAARYWAARINCPQAEASGAPCLTCPVCMQIAAGEHLDLAAYDGRISNREDEENPGPVRAFNMERVRELKVRLRDAPHGQGRRVVILMGLSLTRDEASNALLKALEEPSSTTVFVLLAPQREQLLPTLVSRSFCLTLPWPDSRADDEDMRPWEDALAQFLVQGQGFFDRVAAKGAIDAAGATRLLLCCQKAMSRILSDRHDPARPLDAALAGLRGKARAVACQWFAEAQDALNYGVTPARILEALAARLFALRRMAGQS; encoded by the coding sequence ATGAACACCCTGCTGCCCGCCATAGCTGATGCCGCCTTTGACCGGCTGAAGAGCGTACTCGACAATCTGGGTGCGACTCCACCGCAGGTATTGCTGCTTGAAGGCGGCAGCGAGGCCCAGCGCCTTGATGCGGCACGCTACTGGGCCGCCCGCATCAACTGCCCGCAGGCGGAAGCATCGGGCGCTCCCTGCCTGACATGCCCGGTGTGCATGCAGATTGCCGCTGGGGAGCACCTTGATCTGGCAGCGTATGATGGTCGCATAAGCAACCGTGAAGATGAAGAAAACCCTGGCCCTGTCCGTGCGTTCAACATGGAACGCGTGCGCGAACTCAAGGTTCGCCTGCGGGATGCTCCGCACGGGCAGGGACGCAGGGTTGTTATACTTATGGGGCTCAGCCTCACCCGCGACGAAGCTTCCAACGCCCTGCTCAAGGCCCTGGAAGAACCCTCTAGCACCACCGTCTTCGTTCTGCTTGCGCCCCAGCGCGAACAGCTTTTGCCCACCCTGGTTTCCCGCTCATTCTGCCTCACGCTGCCTTGGCCTGACAGCCGCGCCGATGATGAAGACATGCGCCCTTGGGAAGACGCCCTTGCGCAATTTCTTGTTCAAGGGCAAGGTTTTTTTGACCGTGTTGCTGCCAAGGGAGCTATCGACGCAGCAGGGGCTACCCGTTTGCTGCTGTGCTGCCAAAAGGCCATGAGCAGAATACTTTCAGACAGGCATGACCCGGCGCGCCCGCTGGATGCGGCTCTGGCCGGGCTGCGCGGCAAGGCCCGCGCGGTAGCCTGCCAATGGTTTGCCGAAGCTCAGGATGCCCTGAACTACGGAGTTACTCCGGCCAGAATCCTTGAGGCGCTGGCGGCCCGGCTTTTTGCCTTGCGGCGTATGGCGGGTCAATCGTAA
- the asnS gene encoding asparagine--tRNA ligase — MQRTLIIDALAATEAQASITICGWIRTRRDAKEFSFVELNDGSCLGNMQCIVDAGTTAHAQLDQAATGAAISVTGELVASPGKGQMWEIRAQSVTVFGLADPETFPLQKKRHSDEFLRTIAHLRSRTNKYGAAFRIRSEAGQAVHQFFQSRRFSWVHTPVLTGADCEGAGEMFRVTSLEPGDKDVAADFFGRQCNLTVSGQLEAEALAMGLGRVYTFGPTFRAENSNTPRHAAEFWMIEPEMAFADLQDLMELGESLTRHVIEHALAHCESDLKLFDSFVDKGLIERLKGMVAAPFARVSYTEAVEILQKCGKEFAFPVSFGTDLQTEHERYLAEEHFKKPVAVYDYPKEIKAFYMRQNDDGKTVAAMDMLVPRIGELIGGSQREERLDRLTARIQELGQNPEDYWWYMDLRRFGTAPHAGFGLGFERLLMMLTGITNIRDVIAFPRTPGNLEF; from the coding sequence ATGCAAAGAACCCTTATCATAGACGCTCTCGCAGCGACCGAAGCGCAAGCCTCCATCACCATCTGCGGCTGGATCCGCACCCGCCGCGATGCCAAGGAATTTTCTTTTGTGGAGCTCAACGACGGCTCCTGCCTCGGCAACATGCAGTGTATTGTTGACGCGGGCACCACCGCCCACGCGCAGCTTGATCAGGCCGCCACGGGCGCCGCCATCAGCGTTACGGGCGAACTTGTGGCTTCGCCCGGCAAGGGGCAGATGTGGGAAATCAGGGCACAGAGCGTTACTGTTTTCGGCCTGGCTGATCCCGAAACTTTCCCTTTGCAGAAAAAACGCCATTCTGATGAATTTTTGCGCACAATTGCGCATCTGCGTTCCCGCACCAACAAATACGGCGCGGCCTTCCGCATCCGTTCCGAAGCGGGCCAGGCTGTGCATCAGTTTTTCCAGAGCCGCCGTTTTTCATGGGTGCATACGCCGGTGCTCACCGGAGCGGACTGCGAGGGCGCGGGCGAAATGTTCCGCGTCACCAGCCTTGAACCCGGCGACAAGGATGTAGCCGCCGATTTTTTTGGCCGCCAGTGCAACCTGACTGTTTCCGGCCAGCTTGAGGCCGAGGCCCTCGCCATGGGCCTTGGGCGCGTGTACACATTCGGCCCCACCTTTCGCGCCGAAAATTCCAATACGCCGCGGCACGCCGCCGAGTTCTGGATGATTGAGCCGGAAATGGCCTTTGCCGACCTGCAAGACCTCATGGAACTGGGCGAAAGCCTTACCCGGCACGTGATCGAACACGCCCTCGCCCACTGCGAATCCGACCTCAAGCTCTTTGACAGCTTTGTGGACAAGGGCCTCATTGAACGCCTCAAGGGCATGGTGGCTGCGCCCTTTGCCCGCGTTTCGTACACGGAAGCCGTGGAAATCCTGCAAAAATGCGGCAAGGAATTTGCCTTTCCTGTTTCATTCGGCACGGACCTTCAAACCGAGCACGAACGCTATCTGGCGGAAGAGCATTTTAAAAAGCCTGTGGCTGTGTATGATTACCCCAAGGAAATCAAAGCCTTCTACATGCGTCAGAATGACGATGGCAAAACCGTTGCCGCCATGGACATGCTGGTGCCGCGCATCGGCGAACTCATCGGCGGCTCGCAACGCGAGGAACGCCTTGACCGCCTGACCGCCCGCATTCAGGAGCTTGGCCAGAATCCGGAAGATTACTGGTGGTACATGGATCTGCGCCGTTTCGGCACAGCGCCCCATGCCGGTTTTGGCCTTGGCTTCGAGCGTCTGCTCATGATGCTGACCGGCATCACCAATATTCGCGACGTCATTGCCTTCCCCCGTACTCCGGGAAATCTTGAATTCTAG
- a CDS encoding aminotransferase class IV — MQAVDAETYLKALLSAPRPGSEQVLAFYDHRVGHICTDPRLLLLPLDDHICHRGDGLFESISFRQRTIFGLDAHLARLVDGAAALSITPPCTWEALRQHILDVALAAGVDNGDLRVFLSRGPGGFGISPAECPQAGLYIVALKKALPTAAFYEKGLTAFASAIPPKQKYLARIKNTNYLPNVFMAMEARQKGMDVAVTFDENGIMGEAAVANVGLVDAQGRLLCPEIRRILPGTTLLAAMEVAAERMPVVQMPIPRAAIDSASEMLLFTSSTLCVGITHFDGKPVGHGAHAGKPGPVALWLKDVLLDYMLKKGAPL; from the coding sequence GTGCAAGCTGTAGACGCTGAAACATATCTCAAGGCCCTGCTTTCCGCGCCCCGGCCAGGGTCGGAGCAGGTTCTCGCTTTTTATGACCACCGGGTGGGGCATATCTGCACCGACCCGCGTCTTCTGCTGCTGCCCCTTGATGACCATATCTGCCATCGCGGCGACGGCCTTTTTGAAAGCATCAGTTTTCGTCAACGCACAATTTTTGGGCTGGATGCGCATCTGGCCCGGCTGGTGGACGGCGCTGCGGCCCTTTCCATCACGCCGCCCTGCACATGGGAAGCCCTGCGCCAGCACATACTTGATGTGGCCCTTGCCGCAGGCGTGGACAATGGCGACTTGCGCGTTTTTCTGAGCCGAGGCCCCGGCGGATTCGGCATTTCACCCGCCGAATGCCCCCAGGCTGGCCTGTACATTGTGGCCCTCAAAAAGGCCCTGCCCACGGCGGCCTTCTATGAAAAAGGCCTCACAGCCTTTGCCAGCGCCATCCCGCCCAAGCAGAAATATCTGGCCCGCATCAAGAATACCAACTATCTGCCCAATGTGTTCATGGCCATGGAAGCCCGCCAGAAGGGCATGGACGTGGCCGTGACCTTTGACGAAAACGGCATCATGGGCGAGGCGGCCGTGGCCAACGTGGGCCTTGTGGACGCGCAGGGCCGCCTGCTCTGCCCTGAAATCAGGCGCATTCTGCCGGGCACCACCCTGCTGGCCGCCATGGAAGTTGCCGCAGAGCGCATGCCTGTCGTGCAGATGCCCATTCCCCGCGCAGCCATAGACAGCGCCAGTGAAATGCTGCTGTTCACCAGCTCCACCCTTTGCGTGGGCATCACCCATTTTGACGGCAAGCCCGTGGGTCATGGCGCGCATGCTGGCAAGCCCGGCCCTGTGGCCCTGTGGCTCAAGGATGTTCTTTTGGACTATATGCTGAAAAAAGGCGCGCCCCTCTGA
- a CDS encoding adenylosuccinate synthase, producing MANTVIIGAQWGDEGKGKIVDMLSAQSRVIVRFQGGNNAGHTIKVQGEETILHLIPSGILHENKICLIGNGVVLDPHVFLEEVDHLAARGIDVSPARLGISKKTHLIMPYHKSLDQAREAKRAGHKIGTTGRGIGPCYEDKAARVGLRAGDLTDPDLVRAKVAHALQEKNVLLRELYKFEPLDENTVSEELLALAPRLVPYLTEVEERMQEVQAEGGDILFEGAQGIHLDIDHGTYPFVTSSNTVAGNASAGCGIAPSALNRIVGIVKAYTTRVGSGPFPTELLDDTGSYLRTQGHEFGATTGRPRRCGWLDAVVLRESVRLNGLTDIALTKLDVLQNLPVLKICVAYEYKGKRLSYLPQEECSLGSVTPLYEEMPGFEEDITQCASYEELPATVRAYIARIEELTGVKVSLVSVGADRRQTIVR from the coding sequence ATGGCGAATACGGTCATCATCGGCGCTCAGTGGGGCGACGAGGGCAAGGGCAAGATTGTTGATATGCTGAGCGCCCAGAGCCGCGTTATCGTCCGCTTTCAGGGCGGCAACAACGCAGGGCACACCATCAAGGTGCAGGGCGAGGAAACCATTCTTCACCTTATCCCCTCCGGCATACTGCACGAAAACAAAATTTGCCTCATCGGCAACGGTGTTGTGCTCGACCCGCATGTGTTCCTGGAAGAAGTGGATCACCTTGCCGCCAGAGGCATTGACGTTTCACCCGCGCGCCTTGGCATCAGCAAGAAGACCCATCTGATCATGCCCTATCACAAAAGCCTGGATCAGGCCCGTGAAGCCAAACGCGCTGGACACAAGATCGGCACCACTGGCCGCGGCATCGGCCCCTGCTATGAAGACAAGGCCGCCCGGGTGGGCCTGCGCGCAGGCGACCTGACCGACCCGGATCTTGTTCGCGCCAAGGTAGCCCACGCCCTGCAGGAAAAAAACGTTCTGCTGCGCGAGCTCTACAAATTTGAACCTCTCGATGAAAACACCGTGAGTGAAGAGCTGCTGGCTCTTGCACCGCGCCTTGTTCCCTACCTCACCGAGGTGGAAGAACGCATGCAGGAAGTGCAGGCCGAAGGCGGCGATATCCTTTTTGAAGGCGCTCAGGGCATCCATCTTGATATCGACCACGGCACATACCCCTTTGTGACCTCGTCCAATACGGTGGCGGGCAATGCATCGGCTGGCTGCGGCATTGCGCCCTCGGCCCTGAACCGCATTGTGGGCATCGTCAAGGCCTACACCACGCGCGTGGGTTCCGGCCCCTTCCCCACCGAACTGCTGGACGACACAGGCAGCTACCTGCGCACCCAGGGTCATGAATTCGGTGCCACCACGGGCCGTCCCCGCCGTTGCGGCTGGCTGGATGCCGTGGTGCTGCGCGAAAGCGTTCGCCTGAACGGGCTCACGGACATTGCCCTGACCAAGCTTGACGTGTTGCAGAACCTGCCGGTGCTGAAAATCTGCGTTGCCTACGAATACAAGGGCAAGCGCCTGAGCTACCTGCCGCAGGAAGAATGCTCCCTTGGCAGCGTAACGCCCCTCTACGAAGAAATGCCCGGCTTTGAAGAAGACATCACCCAGTGCGCCAGCTATGAAGAGCTGCCCGCCACTGTGCGCGCCTATATCGCCCGCATTGAAGAACTGACGGGCGTCAAGGTTTCGCTGGTTTCGGTGGGCGCTGACCGCCGCCAGACCATCGTGCGCTAG